AGCAGCAACCATAATAGTCATTACGTAAATAAGCTAAGGGATTTTTTTAGTATAAAGCCTCCTATATAAGCTTCCAGAAAACTCCCAATTAATATAGCTGCCGCTAAAAATATTAATATCATCATATATGATTTTAGTATCTTAAATATACTATCCATCCGTGAATGATTATCATGATAAATGCTTCGGTTTAATAAAAAGCCCTTATACAGACAAGCCAACGCAACCGGTAAGTATATAAGTCCATGCGGGAAATAATAAACCAATACCAATAGGATTCCCTTCATACCATACTGCATAGTTGCCGCAGAGATAAAGAAGCCGGTAAAAAATCCGAAGGAAGTTATTTTGAATGCCATATACGGTATTCCTAATATGGTTATACTTAGTAACCAAAAGATGAAGTATTCATTCAAATGCTTTCTCAAGGTATATTGAAACAATCCCGTATAATTAATATCACTGGATGTGATCTTTGAAAACACATTATCCTCATATTCTTGAATTTTCTGTATGTAATTATCCTGAAATACATTTGAACAGATAATACCAAAGAATAAACCAATCATTAATAGAAAAATCGATACTTGAATAATGTTTAATCGGTTTATATATAATTTTAACCGTTTCATCCTCTAGCCTACCCATCATTCAAACCTATATAAAATAGATATGATGGGAATTAGGAATTAGAACAAGCTGAATACGTTTCATCCAATCTTTGCTTTATACGCCAAGATCCCAGCTATTGTCTTGGCATCAACGATTTTACCCTGCATAATCATATCTGTTAATTCATCAATGGAGTGACGTTCAATTGATACATATTCATCCTCATCCAGATTCTGATTGGTGGGAGTAATATCCGTAGTATAAAAGATGCAGATTTTTTCATTACTAAATGCAACCGTAGTATATAAATCAAGCAAATGAAATACCTTTCCAGCCTTATATCCGGTTTCCTCTTCGCATTCACGAATTGCGCAGGTTCTGTTATCCTCTCCTTGATTTAAGCCTCCCGCAGGAATCTCCAGTGTATAATCATCGATTGCATTGCGATACTGTCGTACCATAATGATACTTCCATCCGAATCAACCGGGATCATTGCAGATGCACCATTATGTTGTATAAAATCAAAAACGGTGTGCTTACCATTTTCTAATTCAATTGTATCCTGGCAAAAATCGATAATACGTCCCTTGTGTATGCACTCTCTTTTTATTCTCTTGTACGGTATCATAATGCTCTCCTTAATCTAAATATATGAAATAAATATGCGGTATTTCTTCCAAATCCTGTAGGAACTGAAACAGGTAATGATTATTTATTACTCAGTTCCTCGCACTTCTTGTAGCAAGCATCCGTTGCCTTCATGATGGCATTACGGAAGCCATATTCCTCCAGTGCCTTTACTGCTGCAATGGTGGTTCCTCCCGGAGAACATACCTGATCCTTCAGTTTACCGGGATGTTCACCAGTTTCCAATACCAAGGCAGCAGAGCCCAATACAGTCTGAGCAGCCAGTTCATATGCTTTATCTCTTGGAATCCCGTAACTAACAACACTATCTGCTAAGGCTTCAATAAACATATAAACATAAGCTGGTGAACTGCCATTTGCACATACAACTGCGTTCATAAGACGTTCATCAAATACTTCATATTTCCCAAAGGATTTGAAAAAACGATCAATAATCTCCTTTTCTTCATCCGTAAAAGTATCCTCAGAGAAGCATATACCTGACATACCCTGTAGTACCATGGCTGGTGTATTTGGCATAGCTCTGACAATACGAACAGAATTACTCAGCATGCTTTTTATACTTTCTATTTTTATTCCTGCAGCGATAGAAATCACGATTTGATCCTTTGTCACTACATCCTTTATTTCATTAAGTACTACCGGAAAAAACTGAGGCTTCACTGCTAATACAAGATTCTTACATTGTTTTACCACAGAGCAATTATCCGTAAGAAATCGAATACCAGTCTGATCCGATACGAACTGGCTTCGCTCCTTTGATGCATCCGTAAATATCACTTCATTCTTGCCGAATGTGGCGGCAGCTGCTTTCATTAATGGTAACCCCATATTGCCGGCTCCTATAAATCCGAATAATGCCATAATTCCTCCAATCATCCGCATGACTACATCCCTGTGCCATTTGGTTTCCTTACCCTAGTCAAATTCTTATCTGTTATTTTATCACATTAAATCAAGAATAGGTAGTATTTCAGTAAAAAAATACTGTTCAGCCAAAATTGAATATTAGACAGAACAGCGATAAAGAGAGGATGTTGCAAAATTAATGCAGGGATTATAATTTACCATAATGCACTGTCGGAAAATATGTTACGGCATTTTATATGCCTCAGGCGAATATTCATGTTCGACTGAGACATACAAAATCAGTAACGCGTTTTCCGTCTGTATGTGAGGTAAGTTATAATCTTTGCTTATACATTTTGCAACATCCTTTTAATCCCCTGGTATTATGCTAATACATTTACAAATTCTTCAATACGATCCAGACCTTTCTTAATCTGTTCTAATGAAATTGCATAGGATAGACGGATATGATCATCAAAACCAAAATCCGCACACGGAATTACTGCTACATTATAATCTTCAATTAAAATTCTTGCGAGCTCAGAAACATTACCTATCTTAGAGCCCTTATATTCCATATCAAGAGTCTTGCTAATATCAACGAATAAATAAAATGCACCTTGGGGCTTTAATGCAGAAATATGCTTCATATTAGCTATTCTGTCATACATATAATCACGTCTTTTATTAAATTCAGCATGCATTTTACGAACAGAATCCTGCGGCCCAACCAACGCTTCATAGGCAGCTTTCTGTGCGATGGAATTGGGATTGGAGGTCTGATGACTTTGAACACTTCCCATCAGCTTAGCAATTTCTTTGGATGATCCGGTAAATCCAATTCTCCAACCTGTCATAGAATAGCTTTTTGCTACACCGCTGCAGGTAATCGTACGCTTGTATATTTCATCATTTAAGGAAGCGATACTTACTACCTCAGCACCATCATAAATTAGATGCTCATACATCTCATCAGATACCACATAGAAGTCTTTTCTAACCGCAACCTCTGCAATTGCCTCTAACTCTTCTCTGGTATAGATCATACCGGAAGGATTGTTGGGTGAATTTAAAATGAGTGCCTTCGTCTTCTCTGTGCACGCTGCCTCAATCTGAGCAGCTGTGACCTTATAATTCTGCTCTTTCTCCGCTCTGATGATTACCGGGACTCCGTCAGCCAGTCTAACGATTTCCGGATAACTAAGCCAAAAAGGTGCGGGTATAATTACCTCATCCCCAGGATTACATATAGCCTGGAATATGTTGGTTAGAGAATGCTTTCCACCATTGCTTACTACGATTTGATTTGGCTCGTATTTTATCTTATTAAAGTTTAGAAACTTATCGCATACTGCCTTTTTTAATTCCATAGTACCATCTGCCGGTGTATATTTCGTAAAGCCGCTATGTATTGCTTTGATAGCTGCTTCACAGATATTATCCGGAGTATTAAAATCAGGCTCTCCTGCACCAAAACCGACAACATCTATTCCCTTTTCTTTTAATTCTTTCGCCTTTGCCGTTATTGCTAATGTTGATGAAGGCTTAACCGCCTGTGCTTTTTTTGATAATGTTAACGCCATTGCTTGCACCATCCTTTATTTTATTATAGTATCCTTTGTTAAAATTCTTTACCATTGTAATATATAAGTTTTAATAATGCAATACAAATTTCATAAAAAATTCAAAAAAAGTATTTTCACAGGCTACCATATGTCCGTCTACGAAAGAATAGTTGTGCAAAATGTTCAAAAAAAATCTATTTTCCATGTTAAAAAGGGTGATGTTTTCACATCACCCTTTACATTACATTGTCAATTTAATTATTTTGCATAATCAGTCACTCTAGATTCTCTGATTACATTTACTTTAATCTGTCCCGGATATTCTAATTCGTCTTCGATTTTCTTAGATAAATCACGTGCCAGTAATACCATATCGGCATCACTGATCTGCTCAGGTACAACCATAACTCGGATTT
The nucleotide sequence above comes from Variimorphobacter saccharofermentans. Encoded proteins:
- a CDS encoding stage II sporulation protein M, producing the protein MKRLKLYINRLNIIQVSIFLLMIGLFFGIICSNVFQDNYIQKIQEYEDNVFSKITSSDINYTGLFQYTLRKHLNEYFIFWLLSITILGIPYMAFKITSFGFFTGFFISAATMQYGMKGILLVLVYYFPHGLIYLPVALACLYKGFLLNRSIYHDNHSRMDSIFKILKSYMMILIFLAAAILIGSFLEAYIGGFILKKSLSLFT
- a CDS encoding NUDIX hydrolase gives rise to the protein MIPYKRIKRECIHKGRIIDFCQDTIELENGKHTVFDFIQHNGASAMIPVDSDGSIIMVRQYRNAIDDYTLEIPAGGLNQGEDNRTCAIRECEEETGYKAGKVFHLLDLYTTVAFSNEKICIFYTTDITPTNQNLDEDEYVSIERHSIDELTDMIMQGKIVDAKTIAGILAYKAKIG
- the proC gene encoding pyrroline-5-carboxylate reductase, with the translated sequence MALFGFIGAGNMGLPLMKAAAATFGKNEVIFTDASKERSQFVSDQTGIRFLTDNCSVVKQCKNLVLAVKPQFFPVVLNEIKDVVTKDQIVISIAAGIKIESIKSMLSNSVRIVRAMPNTPAMVLQGMSGICFSEDTFTDEEKEIIDRFFKSFGKYEVFDERLMNAVVCANGSSPAYVYMFIEALADSVVSYGIPRDKAYELAAQTVLGSAALVLETGEHPGKLKDQVCSPGGTTIAAVKALEEYGFRNAIMKATDACYKKCEELSNK
- a CDS encoding pyridoxal phosphate-dependent aminotransferase, with amino-acid sequence MALTLSKKAQAVKPSSTLAITAKAKELKEKGIDVVGFGAGEPDFNTPDNICEAAIKAIHSGFTKYTPADGTMELKKAVCDKFLNFNKIKYEPNQIVVSNGGKHSLTNIFQAICNPGDEVIIPAPFWLSYPEIVRLADGVPVIIRAEKEQNYKVTAAQIEAACTEKTKALILNSPNNPSGMIYTREELEAIAEVAVRKDFYVVSDEMYEHLIYDGAEVVSIASLNDEIYKRTITCSGVAKSYSMTGWRIGFTGSSKEIAKLMGSVQSHQTSNPNSIAQKAAYEALVGPQDSVRKMHAEFNKRRDYMYDRIANMKHISALKPQGAFYLFVDISKTLDMEYKGSKIGNVSELARILIEDYNVAVIPCADFGFDDHIRLSYAISLEQIKKGLDRIEEFVNVLA